The Haloplanus sp. CK5-1 genome contains a region encoding:
- a CDS encoding replication factor C small subunit has product MSEADGSGPGREIWIEKYRPETLDDVKGQDDIVDRLSSYIERDDLPHLLFSGPAGIGKCVTGESPVVTNRGVERIGDVVGGTDGFATPDDGLEVLTFDDGSFGYAEPSHVFGKDADDLVRVTTRDGNEMTVTPEHELLTVGRDGLEWVPARDLDAGSRVVRPRHASLPDGDGRLDWLDAMDGDRTFVHVTEEFAATHGIPAEKNYVGKKRRVVAGLRRGESTAAIADAADTTEKTVQSYRRSLDASLHEPSTTCSLSYLRGLDAADEALRTHVTEIQYVNRNNQRSEPISPPWELTPELAAFVGLTVSEARLDGGRVKFYNTDDGLLDRFDTTARSTFDVEPRRGVQSDVPYREVCNRTLTHFLEACFDVVDETSGAGSTLVRADEASRAAFLRAVFDAEGHVTEQGVVELTQKDGSLITLLSYLLAGFGVPSRRKRVENAATNGSDEEREYHALYVSSSRHLEAFAEHVGFSIDRKSARLAANADRDSNPNDDTIPTQDAVETLCESLYLRKTDHIPDSLDATSPGRERYLDCLDSLLDAAETRLDEAERALEWIDELGSDLEAVTAVPATWVGTRDELEPIETRRILSEQVGVRSDRLLEYADGRRTPASERAVDLLDRLGEHDAGVDIEPVRTALDEIIEGLNVPYARVADGTEMRGTDVQNLLDGGNDLGSLPRFRTVADRVRSIATGMLSEDVLEDLTTLHTLTSGDLYFDEVESVEPIDGTRRVYDLTVPETRNYVAGRVPTVMHNTTCATAIAREVYGDDWRGNFLELNASDQRGIDVVRDRIKNFARSSFGGFDYRIIFLDEADSLTDAAQSALRRTMEQFADNTRFILSCNYSSRIIDPIQSRCAVFRFSPLPDDAVGAQVREIAAAEGIDVTDAGLDALVYAAGGDMRRAINTLQAAATTGETVDEEAVYTVTSTVRPEKIESMIEAAIDGDFPRARSTLETLLVDSGMAGGDVIDQLHRSAWEFDLDDRRTVRLMERLGEADYRITEGANEQVQLEAMLAALALEE; this is encoded by the coding sequence ATGAGCGAGGCCGACGGGTCGGGGCCGGGACGGGAGATTTGGATCGAGAAGTACCGCCCGGAGACCCTCGACGACGTGAAAGGACAGGACGACATCGTCGACCGCCTGTCGAGTTACATCGAGCGCGACGACCTGCCGCACCTCCTTTTTTCGGGGCCGGCGGGCATCGGGAAGTGCGTGACGGGCGAGTCGCCGGTGGTGACGAACCGAGGCGTCGAACGGATCGGCGATGTGGTCGGGGGTACGGATGGATTCGCCACTCCCGACGACGGCTTGGAGGTACTGACGTTCGACGACGGCTCGTTCGGGTACGCCGAACCCTCACACGTCTTCGGGAAGGACGCGGACGACCTCGTCCGCGTCACGACCCGGGACGGAAACGAGATGACCGTGACACCGGAACACGAACTACTGACGGTCGGGCGAGACGGGTTGGAGTGGGTTCCCGCACGTGACCTCGACGCCGGTTCGCGAGTCGTTCGGCCCCGACACGCGTCGCTCCCGGATGGTGACGGCCGACTGGACTGGCTCGACGCCATGGACGGCGACCGAACGTTCGTCCACGTCACCGAGGAGTTCGCGGCGACGCACGGGATCCCGGCCGAGAAGAACTACGTCGGCAAGAAACGGCGCGTGGTCGCCGGACTCCGACGCGGCGAGTCGACGGCCGCTATCGCGGACGCGGCCGATACGACGGAGAAAACGGTCCAGTCGTATCGCCGTTCGCTCGACGCGTCGCTACACGAACCGAGCACTACGTGTTCACTGTCGTATCTTCGGGGACTGGACGCCGCCGACGAGGCGTTGCGGACCCACGTCACCGAGATCCAGTACGTCAACCGCAACAATCAGCGGTCGGAGCCGATCTCGCCGCCGTGGGAACTCACCCCGGAACTGGCTGCGTTCGTCGGACTGACGGTGAGCGAGGCTCGACTCGACGGCGGTCGGGTGAAGTTCTACAACACCGACGACGGCTTGCTCGACCGATTCGACACCACCGCACGGTCGACGTTCGACGTCGAACCTCGACGGGGTGTTCAGAGCGACGTTCCGTACCGGGAGGTCTGTAACCGGACGTTGACGCACTTCTTGGAGGCTTGTTTCGACGTCGTCGACGAGACGTCCGGCGCCGGCTCCACGCTCGTTCGTGCCGACGAGGCGAGCAGGGCGGCGTTCCTTCGAGCCGTCTTCGATGCCGAGGGCCACGTCACCGAGCAGGGGGTCGTCGAGTTGACACAAAAAGACGGTAGCCTCATCACGCTACTCTCGTACTTGCTCGCTGGGTTCGGCGTTCCGAGCCGTCGGAAGCGAGTGGAGAACGCGGCGACCAACGGTTCAGACGAAGAACGGGAGTACCACGCACTCTACGTCTCCAGTTCCCGCCATCTCGAAGCGTTCGCCGAACACGTCGGATTCAGTATCGACCGGAAATCGGCCCGACTCGCGGCTAACGCCGACCGAGACTCGAATCCGAACGACGACACGATTCCAACACAGGATGCGGTCGAAACGCTCTGTGAGTCGCTCTATCTGCGGAAGACGGATCACATTCCGGATTCCCTCGACGCCACCTCGCCGGGCCGAGAACGGTACCTCGACTGTCTCGATAGCCTTCTCGACGCCGCGGAGACACGGCTCGACGAAGCGGAGCGGGCACTCGAGTGGATCGACGAACTCGGCTCCGACCTCGAGGCGGTTACGGCCGTCCCCGCAACGTGGGTCGGGACGCGTGACGAACTGGAGCCCATCGAGACGCGTCGCATCCTCTCCGAGCAGGTAGGGGTTCGATCAGACCGTCTCCTCGAATACGCCGACGGACGGCGAACTCCCGCGAGCGAGCGTGCGGTCGATCTGCTCGACCGGCTCGGGGAACACGACGCCGGCGTCGATATCGAACCCGTTCGAACGGCGCTCGATGAGATCATCGAGGGCCTGAACGTTCCGTACGCTCGCGTCGCGGACGGAACCGAGATGCGTGGGACTGACGTGCAGAACCTCCTGGACGGTGGCAACGACCTCGGGTCACTCCCCCGGTTCCGAACCGTCGCGGACCGCGTCCGATCCATCGCGACCGGGATGCTCTCCGAGGACGTACTCGAAGATCTCACGACGTTACACACCCTCACGAGCGGTGACCTCTACTTCGACGAGGTCGAGTCGGTCGAACCGATCGACGGGACGCGTCGCGTCTACGACCTCACCGTTCCCGAGACGCGCAACTACGTCGCCGGACGGGTGCCGACGGTGATGCACAACACAACCTGCGCCACGGCCATCGCCCGCGAGGTGTACGGCGACGACTGGCGGGGGAACTTCCTCGAACTCAACGCCTCGGACCAGCGCGGCATCGACGTGGTGCGCGACCGGATCAAGAACTTCGCGCGCTCCTCCTTTGGCGGGTTCGACTACCGGATCATCTTCCTCGACGAGGCCGACTCACTCACAGATGCGGCTCAGTCAGCGCTCCGCCGAACGATGGAGCAGTTCGCCGACAACACCCGCTTTATCCTCTCGTGTAACTACTCCAGTCGGATCATCGACCCGATCCAGTCCCGGTGTGCGGTCTTTCGCTTCTCGCCGCTCCCGGACGACGCCGTCGGAGCACAGGTCCGCGAGATCGCCGCCGCCGAGGGGATCGACGTGACCGACGCCGGTCTCGACGCCCTGGTGTACGCCGCCGGGGGCGACATGCGGCGTGCGATCAACACGCTCCAAGCGGCGGCGACGACCGGCGAGACGGTCGACGAGGAGGCCGTCTACACCGTCACCTCGACGGTCCGCCCGGAGAAGATCGAGTCCATGATCGAGGCGGCCATCGACGGCGACTTCCCGCGGGCGCGGTCGACCCTGGAGACGCTCCTCGTGGATTCGGGGATGGCCGGCGGCGACGTGATCGACCAACTCCACCGGTCGGCCTGGGAGTTCGACCTCGACGACCGGCGGACGGTCCGTCTGATGGAGCGGTTGGGCGAGGCCGACTACCGCATCACCGAGGGTGCCAACGAGCAGGTGCAACTGGAGGCGATGCTGGCGGCGCTGGCCCTAGAGGAGTAG
- a CDS encoding globin-coupled sensor protein, producing the protein MAEFKISERERGQVNGDRLTERIGIDEGEINWRKDFTQFDGDDERTVADLSDVFDDIADDLVEEFYGHIQSYSQSVSILDSSSKSVEALKRSQAEYLRDLGRGEYGQDYFSRRARIGKIHDMLDLGPKIYLGAYSVYYEGILEAIAEDVKRDAVGAGADGTGTAVDDAVDEVVDRALSVLKLINLDQQVAMDTYIHSYSQRIESELDRQQTVARTIESSVDELRDASEEVATSSGEISDITADQADSMAEISTEISNLSATVEEVASTANQVAETSARAEDLAVEGKESAEEAMDVMDDVGEAADGVTDDVERLQTRIDEIDEIVDVINDIANQTNILALNASIEAARAGEAGEGFAVVADEVKSLAEESQRQAGRIEEMIDEIQTDTADTVDSLETTTERIDVGVERVESSMDKLDDIADAVTETSSGISEVADAADDQAASTEELASMIDQASSQAARIESEIDDVATANREQVEGLDGIADTVRELTAADDDSLV; encoded by the coding sequence ATGGCGGAGTTCAAGATCTCGGAGCGAGAGCGGGGGCAGGTAAACGGGGACCGCCTCACCGAGCGGATCGGCATCGACGAGGGCGAGATCAACTGGCGGAAGGACTTCACCCAGTTCGACGGGGACGACGAGCGGACGGTGGCGGACCTCTCGGACGTGTTCGACGACATCGCCGACGACCTCGTCGAGGAGTTCTACGGCCACATTCAGTCGTACTCGCAGTCGGTTTCGATCCTCGACTCGTCGTCGAAGTCGGTCGAGGCGCTGAAGCGGAGTCAGGCCGAGTACCTGCGGGATCTGGGGCGCGGGGAGTACGGACAGGACTACTTCAGCAGGCGGGCACGGATCGGGAAGATCCACGACATGCTCGATCTCGGGCCCAAGATCTACCTCGGCGCGTACTCGGTGTACTACGAGGGGATCCTCGAGGCCATCGCCGAGGACGTCAAACGCGACGCGGTCGGTGCCGGAGCGGACGGGACAGGGACCGCCGTCGACGACGCCGTCGATGAGGTCGTCGATCGGGCGCTCTCGGTGCTCAAACTCATCAACCTCGACCAGCAGGTCGCGATGGACACCTACATCCACTCGTACAGCCAGCGGATCGAGTCCGAGTTGGACCGCCAGCAGACTGTCGCCCGGACGATCGAATCGTCGGTGGACGAACTCCGCGACGCCTCCGAGGAGGTGGCGACGAGTTCCGGGGAGATCAGCGACATCACGGCGGACCAGGCCGACAGTATGGCGGAGATCTCGACCGAGATATCCAACCTCAGCGCGACGGTCGAGGAGGTGGCGTCGACGGCGAACCAGGTCGCGGAGACAAGCGCCCGCGCGGAGGATCTCGCCGTCGAGGGCAAGGAATCCGCCGAAGAGGCGATGGACGTGATGGACGACGTGGGGGAGGCCGCCGACGGCGTCACCGACGACGTCGAACGTCTCCAGACGCGCATCGACGAGATCGACGAGATCGTCGACGTGATCAACGACATCGCGAACCAGACCAACATCCTCGCGCTCAACGCCTCGATCGAGGCCGCCAGAGCGGGCGAGGCGGGCGAGGGGTTCGCCGTCGTCGCCGACGAGGTCAAGAGCCTCGCCGAGGAGTCCCAGCGACAGGCCGGGCGGATCGAGGAGATGATCGACGAGATCCAGACCGACACGGCGGACACCGTCGACAGCCTCGAAACGACGACTGAGCGGATCGACGTCGGCGTCGAGCGGGTCGAATCCTCGATGGACAAACTGGACGACATCGCCGACGCCGTCACCGAGACGTCGAGCGGTATCTCGGAGGTGGCCGACGCGGCCGACGATCAGGCCGCAAGCACCGAAGAACTCGCGTCGATGATCGATCAGGCCAGTTCGCAGGCCGCCCGAATCGAGAGCGAGATCGACGACGTCGCGACCGCCAATCGGGAGCAAGTGGAGGGACTCGACGGCATCGCCGACACCGTCCGGGAGTTGACGGCGGCGGACGACGACTCCCTCGTGTAG
- the alaS gene encoding alanine--tRNA ligase: MSELEEAYRLEYFEEEGFTRQECASCGVHFWARVERDTCGEPPCDDYDFIGNPGFDESYTLEEMREAFLSFFEANGHERIDPYPVAANRWRDDVLLTQASVYDFQPLVTSGETPPPANPLTISQPCIRMQDIDNVGKTGRHTMAFEMMAHHAFNTREDAPDDYAYEGEVYWKDETVEYCDRFFEYMGVDPTDLTYIEDPWVGGGNAGPAFEVIYRGLELATLVFMSMEQDPDGEYEMKDGNRYSHMDTYIVDTGYGLERWTWMSQGTPTVYEAIYPDMIDFLTDRAGIDHFEEERALIEKAARLSGYLDVDEVDDLATARAEVADELGVDADDLTALLEPLEDVYAIADHCRTLAYMLGDGIVPSNVGTGYLARMVLRRTKRLVDGLGIDAPLDELVDMQADRLGYTNRDTIRDMVRTEERKYRETLERGSRKVESIAEEYADRGEPIPRETLIELYDSHGIQPDMVEDIAADHGATVDVPADFYGLVAARHGGDDDDETTAGRDGRFTDLPETDRLFYDDQDRTEFEAVVLDVFEREEGYDVVLDQTMFYPEGGGQPADTGVLSTDETTVEVTDVESRDGVVLHRTDGNPGKGEFVRGQIDAERRFSLMRHHTATHVIGHAARRVLGDHVRQAGAQKGTDRSRLDVRHFQRISREEVKEIERVANEIVMENQPVTQEWPDRHEAEAEHGFDLYQGGVPPGQQIRLVHVDDDVQACAGTHVARTGDIGAIKVIDTEPIQDGVERITFAAGDAAIEATQRTEDALYEAADVLDVSPADVPETAERFFEEWKARGKEIDRLTGELAEARAAAAADAEGVDVGGVDAVIRRMDADADELRATANAVVDEGAVAVLGSARGGSAQFVVGVPDGVDINAGDVVGRLAGRVGGGGGGPPDFAQGGGPDVDALDDTLEDAPDVLRTVRST, encoded by the coding sequence ATGAGCGAACTCGAAGAGGCCTACCGACTCGAGTACTTCGAGGAGGAGGGATTCACCCGACAGGAGTGTGCCTCGTGTGGCGTCCACTTCTGGGCGCGGGTGGAGCGCGACACCTGCGGCGAGCCACCCTGTGACGACTACGACTTCATCGGCAACCCCGGGTTCGACGAGTCGTACACCTTAGAGGAGATGCGCGAGGCCTTCCTCTCCTTTTTCGAGGCCAACGGCCACGAGCGCATCGACCCCTACCCCGTGGCGGCGAACCGCTGGCGCGACGACGTCCTCCTGACCCAGGCGTCGGTCTATGACTTCCAGCCGCTGGTCACCTCCGGCGAGACGCCGCCGCCGGCGAACCCCCTCACCATCTCTCAACCCTGCATTCGGATGCAGGACATCGACAACGTCGGCAAGACGGGCCGACACACGATGGCCTTCGAGATGATGGCCCACCACGCGTTCAACACCCGCGAGGACGCCCCCGACGACTACGCCTACGAAGGTGAGGTGTACTGGAAAGACGAGACGGTGGAGTACTGTGACCGCTTCTTCGAGTACATGGGCGTCGACCCCACGGACCTCACCTACATCGAGGATCCGTGGGTCGGCGGCGGGAACGCCGGCCCTGCGTTCGAGGTGATCTACCGGGGGCTGGAACTCGCGACGCTCGTCTTCATGTCGATGGAGCAAGACCCCGACGGCGAGTACGAGATGAAAGACGGCAACCGCTACAGCCACATGGACACCTACATCGTCGACACCGGCTACGGGCTGGAGCGGTGGACGTGGATGAGTCAGGGGACGCCGACCGTCTACGAGGCTATCTACCCCGACATGATCGACTTCCTCACCGATCGAGCGGGGATCGACCACTTCGAGGAGGAGCGGGCGCTGATCGAGAAGGCCGCTCGCCTCTCGGGCTATCTCGACGTCGACGAGGTCGACGACCTGGCCACGGCCCGGGCGGAGGTGGCCGACGAACTCGGCGTCGACGCCGACGACCTCACCGCCCTGCTCGAACCCCTCGAAGACGTCTACGCCATCGCCGACCACTGCCGGACGCTCGCGTACATGCTCGGCGACGGCATCGTCCCCTCGAACGTCGGCACGGGCTATCTCGCCCGGATGGTGCTCCGACGGACCAAACGCCTCGTCGACGGCCTCGGCATCGACGCCCCCCTCGACGAACTCGTCGACATGCAGGCCGACCGTCTCGGCTACACCAACCGCGATACGATCCGCGACATGGTGCGCACCGAGGAGCGAAAGTACCGCGAGACGCTCGAACGCGGCTCCCGGAAGGTCGAGAGCATCGCCGAGGAGTACGCCGACCGCGGCGAACCCATCCCCCGCGAGACGCTGATCGAACTGTACGACTCCCACGGTATCCAGCCGGACATGGTCGAGGACATCGCCGCCGACCACGGCGCGACCGTCGACGTGCCCGCCGACTTCTACGGACTGGTCGCCGCCCGCCACGGCGGGGACGACGACGACGAGACGACCGCCGGCCGCGACGGTCGGTTCACGGACCTCCCGGAGACCGACCGGCTGTTCTACGACGACCAGGATCGAACGGAGTTCGAGGCGGTCGTCCTCGACGTGTTCGAGCGCGAGGAGGGGTACGACGTGGTGCTCGACCAGACGATGTTCTACCCCGAGGGTGGCGGTCAACCGGCGGACACGGGCGTCCTCTCGACCGACGAGACGACCGTCGAGGTGACCGACGTCGAGAGCCGGGACGGGGTGGTGCTCCACCGGACCGACGGCAACCCCGGCAAAGGCGAGTTCGTCCGCGGACAGATCGACGCCGAGCGGCGGTTCAGCCTGATGCGACACCACACCGCGACCCACGTGATCGGCCACGCCGCCCGACGGGTGCTCGGCGACCACGTTCGACAGGCCGGCGCACAGAAGGGGACCGACCGGTCCCGCCTCGACGTGCGCCACTTCCAGCGCATCTCCCGCGAGGAGGTCAAAGAGATCGAACGCGTCGCTAACGAGATCGTGATGGAGAACCAACCGGTGACCCAGGAGTGGCCCGACCGCCACGAGGCCGAGGCCGAACACGGCTTCGACCTGTATCAGGGGGGCGTCCCGCCGGGCCAGCAGATCCGCCTCGTCCACGTCGACGACGACGTGCAGGCGTGTGCCGGCACGCACGTCGCCCGGACGGGTGACATCGGCGCGATCAAAGTGATCGACACCGAACCGATCCAGGACGGCGTCGAGCGCATCACCTTCGCCGCCGGCGACGCCGCCATCGAGGCGACCCAGCGGACCGAGGACGCCCTCTACGAGGCCGCGGACGTCCTCGACGTCTCGCCCGCGGACGTCCCGGAGACGGCCGAGCGATTCTTCGAGGAGTGGAAGGCCCGCGGCAAGGAGATCGACCGCCTGACTGGGGAACTCGCGGAGGCACGCGCCGCGGCCGCGGCCGACGCCGAGGGGGTCGACGTCGGCGGCGTCGACGCCGTGATCCGGCGGATGGACGCCGACGCCGACGAACTCCGCGCCACCGCCAACGCCGTCGTCGACGAGGGGGCGGTGGCCGTCCTCGGGAGCGCCCGGGGTGGGAGCGCTCAGTTCGTCGTCGGCGTTCCGGACGGCGTCGACATCAACGCCGGCGACGTCGTTGGGCGACTCGCCGGACGGGTCGGCGGCGGTGGCGGCGGCCCGCCGGACTTCGCGCAGGGTGGTGGCCCCGACGTCGACGCCCTGGACGACACTCTGGAGGACGCACCGGACGTGCTTCGGACGGTACGGAGCACCTGA
- a CDS encoding alpha/beta hydrolase yields the protein MPTASNGAVSIHYATDGDADRETVLLLGDVGYGAWQWGWQHAGLTGPFETVVPDLRGAGRSDAPSGPYAIEDFVADVEAVLDDHGARRAHVVGAGLGGMVALELARASTRPQSLALLGTAATGEGLSLDPLFGSPADPDDLTSSLSAALSDDFLSAHPEAVDRIVDWRADEDATREAWAAQAAGVGAFDASDWLYEVTLPSLVVHGRDDAVWPVDRGRRLAEGLPRGDFVGVDAGHLVGIERSRDVNDRLVGFFEGVGSTDRA from the coding sequence ATGCCGACCGCATCGAACGGCGCGGTGTCGATCCACTACGCCACAGACGGTGACGCCGACCGGGAGACGGTCCTGTTGCTCGGCGACGTGGGCTACGGCGCGTGGCAGTGGGGCTGGCAACACGCCGGTCTGACCGGCCCCTTCGAGACGGTGGTGCCCGACCTCCGGGGTGCGGGACGGTCCGACGCACCGTCGGGGCCCTACGCTATCGAGGACTTCGTCGCCGACGTCGAGGCCGTCCTCGACGACCACGGGGCGCGGCGGGCCCACGTCGTCGGCGCGGGGCTGGGCGGGATGGTCGCACTCGAACTCGCGCGGGCGTCGACGCGTCCGCAGTCGTTGGCGCTTCTGGGCACCGCCGCGACCGGCGAGGGCCTGTCGCTCGACCCGCTGTTCGGGTCGCCGGCCGACCCCGACGACCTGACGTCGTCGCTGTCGGCGGCGCTCTCCGACGACTTCCTGAGCGCCCACCCCGAGGCGGTCGACCGGATCGTCGACTGGCGCGCCGACGAGGACGCCACCCGCGAGGCGTGGGCGGCACAGGCCGCCGGGGTCGGGGCCTTCGACGCCTCGGACTGGCTGTACGAGGTGACGCTCCCGTCGCTCGTCGTCCATGGCCGAGACGACGCCGTCTGGCCGGTCGACCGTGGCCGGCGACTCGCGGAGGGGCTCCCCCGGGGCGACTTCGTCGGCGTCGACGCGGGACATCTCGTGGGTATCGAGCGCTCCCGTGACGTGAACGACCGCCTCGTCGGGTTCTTCGAGGGTGTCGGCTCGACCGACCGGGCGTAA
- a CDS encoding type 1 glutamine amidotransferase, protein MSRPRIALLDASHGADHTRRNFRRELDADLAEFDASAGELPTDFDYDAAVVTGSKSSVYWDEPWIDALVAWVGEAADRMPVLGVCYGHQVLAEALGGRVEAMDDVELGYREIRRLTEDPLFAGLDATFVAFETHSDRVVDLPPGATLLAENDRGVQAFRRGDCWGVQFHPEYDRSSAETVTRGKDLPEARIDSVVAGIDDDTYAAACRTKRLFDNFVAYVGQRTGTGTPDA, encoded by the coding sequence ATGAGTCGACCTCGGATCGCGCTCTTGGACGCCTCACACGGTGCGGACCACACCCGCCGGAACTTCCGTCGGGAACTGGACGCCGACCTCGCGGAGTTCGACGCGTCGGCCGGCGAACTGCCCACCGATTTCGACTACGACGCCGCCGTCGTGACCGGGTCGAAGTCCTCCGTCTACTGGGACGAGCCTTGGATCGACGCCCTCGTCGCCTGGGTCGGGGAGGCGGCCGACCGCATGCCCGTCCTCGGCGTCTGTTACGGCCACCAAGTCCTCGCGGAGGCACTCGGCGGCCGCGTCGAGGCGATGGACGACGTCGAACTCGGCTACCGCGAGATCCGACGCCTGACCGAGGACCCCCTGTTCGCGGGCCTCGACGCCACCTTCGTCGCCTTCGAGACCCACTCCGATCGGGTGGTCGACCTGCCGCCGGGCGCGACGCTCCTCGCCGAGAACGACCGCGGCGTCCAGGCGTTCCGCCGCGGCGACTGCTGGGGCGTGCAGTTCCACCCCGAGTACGATCGGTCGAGCGCCGAGACGGTCACGCGAGGGAAGGATCTCCCCGAGGCGCGCATCGACTCGGTCGTCGCCGGCATCGACGACGACACCTACGCCGCCGCCTGCCGGACCAAGCGCCTCTTCGACAACTTCGTCGCGTACGTCGGCCAGCGGACGGGGACGGGAACTCCCGACGCCTGA
- a CDS encoding HVO_0234 family beta-propeller protein, translated as MGHTIDEKRVYADRTGAETVLIASERGVVVASLSADRVGEFRLDHRTAARDVAANGDRRAVATDEDVLVGRYEPTGFGPAVAVGFDGDDLLAAGPDGRVARLDDGWTTLGTVETPRAVHGGMVAAADGVWMVDQGLRNVGLGDVRDVHGRGMPLAATDDGLYRLGNGWMDERSDAFGVVSVDSAERRSASSRTQSGDAADDRAHAVGEDGTFVREAVGEWRAVETPGDPVDVAYTDRATVAVTEGGTLLADAGEGWRTRELGVGGVSALAVRG; from the coding sequence ATGGGTCACACTATCGACGAGAAGCGCGTCTACGCCGACCGGACGGGGGCCGAGACGGTGCTGATCGCGTCCGAGCGGGGTGTCGTCGTCGCGTCGCTGTCGGCCGACCGCGTCGGCGAGTTCCGTCTCGACCACCGGACGGCCGCCCGTGACGTGGCCGCCAACGGGGACCGTCGCGCCGTCGCCACCGACGAGGACGTCCTCGTCGGCAGGTACGAGCCGACGGGGTTCGGGCCGGCGGTAGCGGTCGGGTTCGACGGCGACGACCTCCTCGCGGCCGGGCCGGACGGACGGGTCGCTCGCCTCGACGACGGGTGGACGACGCTGGGGACCGTCGAGACGCCCCGCGCCGTCCACGGTGGGATGGTCGCGGCCGCCGACGGCGTCTGGATGGTCGATCAGGGTCTGCGGAACGTCGGCCTCGGGGACGTCCGTGACGTCCACGGTCGGGGGATGCCCCTCGCGGCCACCGACGACGGCCTCTACCGCCTCGGCAACGGCTGGATGGACGAACGCAGCGACGCGTTCGGGGTCGTGAGCGTCGACAGCGCGGAACGACGTTCCGCGAGCAGCCGGACGCAGTCCGGCGACGCGGCCGACGACCGCGCCCACGCCGTCGGCGAGGACGGGACGTTCGTCCGCGAAGCGGTCGGCGAGTGGCGGGCGGTCGAGACGCCCGGCGATCCCGTCGACGTGGCCTACACCGACCGGGCGACGGTCGCGGTGACCGAAGGCGGGACGCTGTTGGCCGACGCGGGCGAGGGGTGGCGGACGCGGGAACTGGGCGTCGGCGGCGTCTCGGCGCTCGCGGTTCGCGGGTGA
- the prs gene encoding ribose-phosphate diphosphokinase → MIVPGSNSQALGAALAAETGYPLADVRYERFPDGERMASTPGIDSGVDRAVVVASTTTDAAHVELLQLQDAAREAGADELVTVLPYMGYGRQERAFEHGQPVSARAVARAVSTGTDRVVLVNPHEASVTDFFDAPCSVVDAAPRLADPLPPDLEEPLFLSPDAGAVAIAESTRDAYGRGDVDYFEKVRHSGTEVEVTPGDADVSGRDVVVVDDIVATGTTMSESVGVLADRGAAGVYVTCVHPLFARNARSKLERAGVSAIYGTDTIERDVTATSVAPAVADAL, encoded by the coding sequence ATGATCGTCCCCGGTTCGAACTCGCAGGCGCTCGGGGCGGCGCTGGCCGCCGAGACCGGCTATCCGCTCGCAGACGTGCGGTACGAGCGGTTCCCCGACGGCGAACGCATGGCGTCGACACCCGGTATCGACTCCGGCGTCGACCGGGCGGTCGTCGTCGCCTCGACGACGACCGACGCCGCCCACGTCGAGCTCCTCCAGTTGCAGGACGCCGCCCGCGAGGCCGGCGCTGACGAACTCGTGACCGTCCTCCCCTACATGGGGTACGGGCGACAGGAGCGTGCCTTCGAACACGGCCAACCCGTGTCGGCCCGCGCGGTGGCCCGCGCCGTCTCGACCGGCACGGACCGTGTCGTCCTCGTCAACCCCCACGAGGCGTCGGTGACCGACTTCTTCGACGCCCCCTGTTCGGTCGTCGACGCCGCCCCCCGACTTGCCGACCCCCTCCCCCCCGACCTCGAGGAGCCGCTCTTCCTCTCGCCCGACGCGGGCGCCGTCGCCATCGCCGAATCGACCCGGGACGCCTACGGCCGGGGCGACGTGGACTACTTTGAGAAGGTGCGCCACTCCGGTACCGAGGTGGAGGTTACGCCGGGCGACGCCGACGTGTCGGGCCGGGACGTGGTCGTCGTCGACGACATCGTCGCCACCGGGACGACGATGAGCGAGTCGGTCGGCGTCCTGGCCGACCGCGGGGCCGCCGGGGTGTACGTCACCTGCGTCCACCCGCTGTTCGCACGGAACGCACGGTCGAAACTCGAACGCGCGGGCGTGTCGGCCATCTACGGTACCGACACCATCGAGCGCGACGTGACCGCAACCTCGGTCGCCCCGGCCGTCGCCGACGCCCTGTGA
- a CDS encoding HIT family protein: MTDCIFCSIVDGDIPSHTVYEDDRVMAFLDANPLARGHTLVIPKAHHERVNDLPADLATDVFAAVHDLTDRIERAVDADATTIAFNNGTAAGQEVPHVHAHVVPRSEADGGRPIHALIEDRPDVADDELADLAETIGSA, encoded by the coding sequence ATGACCGACTGCATCTTCTGTAGCATCGTCGACGGCGACATCCCCAGTCACACCGTCTACGAGGACGACCGTGTGATGGCCTTCCTCGACGCCAACCCCCTCGCTCGGGGCCACACGCTCGTCATCCCGAAGGCCCACCACGAGCGGGTGAACGACCTGCCCGCGGACCTCGCGACGGACGTCTTCGCGGCCGTCCACGACCTGACCGACCGGATCGAACGCGCCGTCGACGCCGACGCGACGACCATCGCGTTCAACAACGGCACCGCCGCCGGTCAGGAAGTTCCTCACGTCCATGCCCACGTCGTCCCCCGATCCGAGGCCGACGGCGGGCGACCGATCCACGCCCTGATCGAGGACCGCCCCGACGTGGCCGACGACGAACTCGCGGACCTGGCCGAGACCATCGGCTCCGCCTGA